A genomic region of Bdellovibrionales bacterium contains the following coding sequences:
- a CDS encoding ABC transporter permease: MSLIRPVTASLLPKSALSTRGLRNSLWWDAYRRLKKDKIAIVSAWLLFGYILMVLLCSSGFIFTDYGATNNEIAYQAPSWSHWLGTDIFGRDVLARASHGAVTSLIVGFFGAGISVVIGTLFGSVAGYFGGKIDDLIVWFYTTIDTIPYILLVVAFSLVMGPSLRTLCIAIGLTSWVGLCRVVRAEFMKHRDREYVQGAFALGASHLRRIFLHILPNVTHLVLINFSLGFVGAVKGEVILSYLGLGVEPGTPSWGTMINYAKQELARGVWWGLLAATLFMFFLVLAFNLFNDALRDALDPKLKNK, encoded by the coding sequence ATGAGCTTAATACGCCCAGTCACTGCGAGTCTCCTCCCAAAGTCCGCTCTTAGCACGAGGGGTCTGCGCAATTCTTTGTGGTGGGATGCCTATCGCCGCTTGAAAAAGGACAAAATAGCTATCGTCAGCGCCTGGCTTCTCTTTGGATATATCCTTATGGTACTTCTCTGCTCCTCTGGCTTTATTTTTACTGATTACGGAGCTACCAACAACGAAATTGCCTACCAAGCACCCAGCTGGAGCCATTGGCTGGGAACAGATATCTTTGGCCGTGACGTCCTCGCCAGAGCCTCACATGGAGCCGTCACCTCGTTGATCGTGGGCTTTTTTGGAGCCGGAATATCTGTCGTGATTGGCACTCTTTTTGGATCTGTCGCGGGGTATTTTGGAGGCAAGATAGATGATCTCATTGTTTGGTTTTACACGACTATCGACACGATACCTTACATCCTGTTGGTCGTGGCCTTTTCCCTCGTCATGGGACCTAGCCTCAGAACCCTTTGCATTGCTATTGGGCTGACCAGTTGGGTAGGTCTTTGCAGAGTTGTCAGAGCTGAATTCATGAAACATCGTGATCGAGAGTACGTCCAGGGCGCTTTTGCTTTGGGGGCCAGCCATTTGCGTCGGATTTTTCTCCACATCTTGCCCAACGTCACTCACCTTGTTTTAATTAATTTCAGTTTGGGGTTCGTGGGAGCCGTAAAAGGTGAAGTGATCCTCAGCTACCTTGGTTTGGGGGTTGAGCCGGGAACTCCCTCTTGGGGAACCATGATTAACTACGCAAAGCAGGAACTGGCCCGCGGTGTGTGGTGGGGGCTACTCGCAGCAACCCTATTTATGTTCTTCTTGGTGTTGGCTTTTAACTTGTTTAATGATGCGTTAAGAGATGCACTAGATCCTAAACTGAAAAATAAGTAG
- a CDS encoding ABC transporter ATP-binding protein, translating into MSSSQNILLKIENLSVDFKTDDGTVNAVKNISFHIPKGKTVGLVGESGSGKSVTSLAIMRLIPNPPGKITNGSCFFEGKDLLKLPESEMRQVRGNKISMIFQEPMTSLNPVFTVGDQIAETLILHQRLDKKQALAKSLSLLDQVGIPHPEERINSYPHELSGGQRQRVMIAMAIACEPDLLIADEPTTALDVTIQKQILDLLADLQKKYKMSILFITHDLGVIADIADEVVVMYRGDIVENESSHELFTKPKHPYTKGLLACRPSLDRNPLRLPTVSDFMSEDGKEKYFDVATLNHIKEVRPLTKENPVLLEIKNLKKYFPLKKGIFGSVLSSIHAVDDVSLTVRKGRTLGLVGESGCGKTTLGRALLRLVEPTSGEIIYNGVDITKLGRNEMRGMRRKMQIIFQDPYASLNPRMTIGAAIMEPMVIHNLGNSKNDRIEMAGKLMERVGLSRAMLNRYPHEFSGGQRQRICIARALAVEPEFIVCDESVSALDVSIQAQILNLLLDLQDEFNLTYIFISHDLAVVKFISDEIAVMNKGVIVEMADAVQIYRQPQHDYTKKLLSAIPKGTPKELSL; encoded by the coding sequence ATGAGTTCTTCTCAAAATATCTTGCTTAAAATCGAGAATTTATCGGTTGATTTCAAAACTGACGATGGAACGGTAAATGCCGTCAAAAATATTTCATTTCATATTCCGAAGGGAAAGACGGTGGGCCTTGTGGGAGAGTCAGGTTCCGGGAAGAGCGTAACGTCTTTGGCTATTATGAGGCTAATTCCAAATCCCCCGGGCAAAATCACGAACGGTTCCTGTTTTTTTGAAGGCAAGGACCTCCTAAAATTGCCCGAATCCGAAATGCGCCAGGTTCGTGGCAATAAAATATCAATGATTTTTCAAGAACCCATGACCAGCTTAAATCCCGTTTTCACGGTTGGAGATCAAATTGCGGAGACGCTCATTCTTCATCAGCGTCTTGATAAGAAGCAGGCCCTTGCTAAGTCATTGAGCTTGTTAGATCAAGTGGGTATTCCTCACCCAGAGGAACGAATCAACTCCTACCCCCATGAGCTGAGCGGTGGCCAGAGACAACGGGTCATGATTGCAATGGCTATCGCATGTGAACCCGATCTGTTGATTGCTGATGAACCCACAACGGCGCTTGATGTAACGATTCAAAAACAAATACTCGACTTATTGGCGGACCTCCAAAAGAAATACAAAATGAGTATCCTCTTTATCACTCACGATCTTGGCGTAATTGCAGATATTGCAGACGAAGTTGTGGTGATGTACCGAGGTGACATCGTCGAAAATGAAAGTTCCCACGAACTTTTTACTAAACCAAAACACCCATACACCAAAGGTCTGCTCGCCTGTCGTCCTTCACTCGATCGCAATCCCCTTCGTCTTCCCACTGTCTCCGATTTTATGAGCGAGGATGGAAAAGAGAAATATTTTGATGTTGCGACCCTCAACCATATTAAAGAAGTACGACCTCTCACCAAAGAAAATCCCGTTCTGCTTGAAATCAAAAATCTAAAAAAATACTTTCCTCTCAAAAAAGGAATCTTTGGAAGTGTTCTCTCTAGCATTCATGCCGTCGACGACGTGAGTCTTACTGTGAGAAAGGGACGCACCCTAGGCCTTGTCGGTGAATCTGGCTGCGGCAAAACAACCTTAGGGCGAGCTTTGCTTCGTCTTGTTGAGCCAACATCTGGAGAGATCATTTACAACGGCGTCGACATTACCAAGCTCGGCCGAAACGAGATGAGAGGCATGCGACGAAAGATGCAGATTATTTTTCAGGATCCCTATGCTTCTTTAAATCCGCGAATGACAATTGGCGCTGCCATTATGGAACCTATGGTTATCCACAATCTTGGCAACTCTAAAAATGATCGAATTGAAATGGCGGGAAAACTGATGGAGAGAGTGGGCCTGAGTCGAGCTATGCTCAATCGCTATCCCCATGAATTCTCTGGCGGACAACGCCAACGAATTTGCATTGCTCGGGCGCTCGCTGTCGAACCTGAATTCATTGTCTGCGACGAATCCGTCAGTGCCTTAGATGTCTCTATCCAGGCACAGATTCTCAATCTCTTGCTTGATCTACAAGACGAATTCAACCTCACTTATATTTTTATCTCCCACGATCTTGCTGTCGTAAAATTTATTTCCGATGAAATTGCCGTGATGAACAAAGGAGTGATTGTCGAAATGGCTGATGCCGTTCAAATTTATCGCCAGCCTCAACACGACTACACTAAAAAACTATTGAGCGCGATTCCCAAGGGAACACCAAAGGAACTCTCCCTGTAG
- a CDS encoding response regulator → MGNSRRMDTSEFLKKVKRMAKDRMSEGEVVSLDSFRSLEKGHPRQILIIEDDEAMRKAMKRIFEADGYKVMSVADGTALTQVLDDTPIDLIILDIGLPWINGFEIAHLMKRDQSLKEIPIIFVSGRTGDLDVRRGFELGAVDFIKKPFAVEKIRKTVKTILCLNRV, encoded by the coding sequence ATGGGCAACTCCAGAAGAATGGATACAAGTGAATTTTTGAAAAAAGTAAAGCGCATGGCTAAAGATCGAATGTCTGAGGGAGAGGTTGTTTCCTTGGATTCATTTCGATCGCTCGAAAAGGGACATCCTCGACAAATTCTCATTATAGAAGATGACGAAGCGATGCGAAAGGCCATGAAAAGGATTTTTGAGGCAGATGGATACAAAGTGATGTCAGTGGCTGATGGTACGGCCCTGACTCAAGTCTTAGACGATACTCCGATTGATCTCATTATATTGGATATTGGCCTTCCTTGGATCAATGGATTTGAGATTGCCCACCTAATGAAACGAGACCAGAGTTTAAAGGAAATTCCCATCATTTTTGTCAGCGGTCGAACTGGAGATCTTGACGTTAGAAGGGGATTTGAATTGGGGGCGGTTGACTTTATTAAAAAGCCATTTGCAGTCGAAAAGATCAGGAAGACCGTTAAGACTATTTTATGTCTCAATAGGGTCTAG
- the trxB gene encoding thioredoxin-disulfide reductase produces the protein MADSDLENLLIVGSGPAGLTSAIYAARANLKPLLIEGEEAGGQLMTTNDVENYPGFPDGVTGPELMSLMRKQAERFGTRFITRNVTSVDFSKRPFKVVVGKDVYYSKSIIVSTGASAKYLGLPSEMRLRGRGVSACATCDGAFFRNQKVAVVGGGDTAMEEASFLTRFATKVWIIHRRDSFRASKIMVDRVLRNPKIEVVYNSELKEVLGENSVTGIRLFNGLTNETQEMAMDGVFLAIGHRPNTEIFKGQLQMNEMGYLVTKEKSTSTSVEGVFASGDVQDHVYRQAITAAGSGCMAAIDCERWLERSDH, from the coding sequence ATGGCTGATTCAGACTTAGAAAACTTGTTGATTGTTGGTTCGGGACCTGCTGGTTTGACTTCTGCTATATATGCGGCACGTGCAAATCTAAAGCCTCTTCTGATAGAGGGGGAAGAAGCCGGGGGACAGCTGATGACCACCAATGACGTCGAAAATTACCCCGGATTTCCTGACGGAGTGACGGGACCGGAACTGATGAGTCTGATGCGCAAACAGGCAGAGCGATTTGGGACTCGTTTTATCACCAGAAATGTGACTTCCGTGGATTTTTCCAAACGACCCTTCAAAGTGGTTGTTGGTAAGGATGTCTATTACTCGAAATCAATAATTGTATCGACAGGGGCCAGCGCGAAATATTTAGGCTTGCCGAGCGAGATGAGGCTTCGTGGTCGAGGGGTATCAGCCTGTGCAACTTGTGATGGCGCATTTTTTCGTAACCAGAAGGTGGCAGTTGTTGGCGGTGGTGACACAGCTATGGAAGAGGCCAGCTTTTTGACCCGATTTGCGACAAAGGTCTGGATCATTCATCGCAGGGATTCATTTCGCGCTTCAAAAATAATGGTCGATCGAGTTCTCCGAAATCCCAAAATTGAGGTAGTATATAATTCTGAATTGAAGGAAGTTTTGGGCGAGAATTCGGTGACGGGCATTCGGCTTTTCAATGGCCTTACAAATGAAACTCAAGAAATGGCCATGGACGGGGTGTTTTTAGCTATCGGTCATCGGCCAAACACAGAGATTTTCAAGGGTCAATTGCAGATGAATGAAATGGGATATCTGGTAACCAAAGAAAAATCGACCTCCACATCTGTAGAGGGGGTTTTTGCTTCGGGTGATGTTCAAGATCACGTGTATCGGCAGGCTATCACAGCTGCAGGGTCGGGTTGCATGGCTGCGATAGACTGCGAGCGATGGCTTGAACGATCTGATCATTGA
- a CDS encoding SDR family oxidoreductase, translating to MGNGNKSLAVLGASRGFGRSFCRRMWEDSEDRRVFLVARKAELLSELKQHLLELKQGTKQKNDLVEFFSCDFSREEGQIQAFHQLELFRPERVFYFAGGGPYGAYEKKAWKDHLWSFQVTFLFAARVVHWAMEHGVQQVVLIGSAISESAGDPRGASYSAAKHGLLGLYRSIHLENPSFDLRLFSPGYMDTDLLPLHAPPRQSEQVRSPEEVVEILWKWSNLDTLDRHLVSE from the coding sequence ATGGGAAATGGCAATAAAAGTTTGGCGGTTCTCGGTGCGAGTCGCGGGTTTGGGCGTTCATTCTGCCGCAGGATGTGGGAGGACTCAGAGGATAGGCGAGTATTTTTAGTGGCTCGCAAAGCAGAGCTTCTGAGCGAGCTGAAACAACATCTTCTTGAACTTAAACAGGGTACAAAGCAGAAAAATGATCTTGTTGAATTTTTTTCCTGCGATTTTTCAAGAGAAGAGGGGCAGATACAGGCCTTCCATCAACTTGAACTTTTTCGACCAGAGCGTGTTTTCTACTTTGCGGGCGGCGGACCCTATGGGGCCTATGAAAAGAAAGCTTGGAAAGATCATTTGTGGTCGTTTCAAGTTACATTCTTGTTTGCCGCGAGAGTTGTGCACTGGGCGATGGAACATGGAGTTCAACAAGTTGTGTTGATTGGATCTGCGATATCTGAATCGGCAGGTGATCCGCGAGGTGCTAGTTACAGCGCGGCAAAACATGGCTTGCTTGGTTTATATCGAAGCATTCATCTTGAGAACCCTTCCTTCGACTTAAGGCTTTTTAGCCCAGGGTATATGGATACAGATTTATTACCCCTTCACGCTCCGCCACGTCAGTCCGAACAGGTAAGGTCTCCTGAAGAGGTTGTTGAGATTCTTTGGAAATGGTCGAATTTAGATACTTTGGATCGCCATCTCGTTTCAGAATAG
- a CDS encoding (2Fe-2S)-binding protein, whose product MSLFLNHRAPLMKSLLAAGLPVASSCGGDGICGKCRLQVVSHPENLTPPTEIEMKRMRELHLSHQERLSCQAMVIGDTAIESSYW is encoded by the coding sequence ATGAGCCTTTTTTTGAACCATCGGGCACCGCTCATGAAGAGCCTTCTGGCTGCCGGACTTCCGGTGGCCTCCTCCTGTGGAGGCGATGGCATTTGCGGGAAGTGTCGATTGCAAGTTGTCTCCCATCCTGAAAATCTCACTCCGCCAACTGAAATCGAAATGAAAAGGATGCGTGAGTTGCATTTATCCCACCAAGAAAGACTCAGCTGTCAAGCGATGGTGATTGGGGATACGGCCATCGAGTCTTCTTACTGGTAG
- the trmB gene encoding tRNA (guanosine(46)-N7)-methyltransferase TrmB, whose amino-acid sequence METTSAHLRLSRSKEIPRPNAYVKALDGDFSEWAFNEERALHLKGLWREKVFGQGTDYPVDLEVGTGNGYFFAHRCQVESDRGLVGIEIKFKPLIQTIRRALRGGASNARVARFNASLVDLLFEDGELNNIFIHHPDPWDKKKKHKHRLIQDSYLAKLFQLQRSDCFLEFKTDSRDYFDWSVERFKKSSYRIGGLTYDLHRSEFGQNNFVTHFEQIFIRQGHPIHYAILYK is encoded by the coding sequence ATGGAGACCACTTCAGCTCATCTGCGTCTTTCACGATCCAAGGAGATTCCTCGGCCAAATGCTTATGTCAAAGCTCTCGATGGGGACTTTTCTGAATGGGCATTTAACGAAGAAAGAGCCCTTCATTTGAAAGGGCTTTGGCGGGAGAAGGTATTTGGACAGGGCACTGATTACCCGGTTGATCTAGAGGTAGGAACCGGAAATGGCTATTTCTTTGCTCATCGATGTCAGGTCGAATCCGATCGTGGTTTGGTGGGTATTGAGATTAAATTTAAGCCTCTGATTCAAACGATTCGACGGGCCCTAAGGGGAGGGGCGAGCAATGCGCGGGTGGCGCGATTCAATGCTTCTCTTGTGGATCTTCTTTTTGAGGATGGAGAGTTGAATAATATTTTTATTCATCATCCAGATCCGTGGGACAAAAAAAAGAAGCATAAGCATCGTTTGATTCAGGATTCGTATTTGGCGAAGCTATTCCAGCTTCAACGATCAGATTGTTTCTTAGAATTCAAAACAGATAGCCGCGACTATTTTGATTGGTCGGTTGAGAGATTCAAAAAAAGTTCATACCGAATAGGAGGGTTAACCTACGATCTCCATCGGTCGGAGTTTGGACAGAACAATTTCGTCACTCATTTCGAACAAATATTTATCCGCCAAGGTCATCCAATTCACTACGCAATTTTGTACAAGTAG
- the ggt gene encoding gamma-glutamyltransferase: MKNLAARLFAFFLTIAPQWIALAVPAEGTKMMVSGPSPHAIEIAKIISEKGGNVVDVAVGVGLSLSITNPYYAALGGGGFALIKMDGPAEALDFREVAPAATSPTFYADKDKEASITGGKAVGVPGFPAGLWAMHKKYGKLKWSQLFDAPLVLAERGFRVSGEWHEKTKSTLIRFNAAGKRRYFKVGTQPQPYLPGETFQQRDLAKALRIFRDKNIQGFYQGEVAQDIVKAIQSSGGVVTLNDLKNYSVRWLKPLETDFKGYHLYLMPPPSSGGVVIKSALSLIDQLELDKQKPFSVDELHLLGEILSRSFRGRSLLGDPDFYKNPLDLLLSSNYVKELAKSINIRKTAKLDPLTESAAKESENTTHVSVMDSDGRSVALTVTLNGVYGSAVVSDRFGIALNNEMDDFTTRPNEPNMYGLIQGQGNFVQAGKRPLSSMSPALVAKDDKIVLSIGSPGGPRIISGVIQVLYRSLVTGLNMDEAIQAPRVHHQFLPHTLYVDSRRFAPETLDGLRKKQHIVEESWMGRVYGIRKNEKGFVEAAHDLRGEGASGGL, translated from the coding sequence ATGAAAAATTTGGCCGCTCGCTTGTTCGCCTTTTTCTTAACTATCGCCCCTCAATGGATAGCCCTCGCCGTGCCAGCTGAAGGCACTAAAATGATGGTCTCTGGACCATCACCCCATGCCATCGAAATCGCCAAGATAATTTCGGAAAAAGGTGGGAACGTCGTGGATGTTGCCGTTGGAGTGGGACTCTCTTTGAGTATCACCAATCCCTATTACGCGGCTTTAGGTGGAGGTGGCTTCGCACTGATCAAAATGGATGGACCGGCCGAGGCACTGGATTTTCGAGAGGTGGCTCCAGCAGCAACTTCTCCCACCTTTTATGCTGACAAGGATAAGGAGGCTTCAATCACAGGAGGAAAAGCAGTGGGAGTGCCGGGATTTCCTGCCGGTCTCTGGGCCATGCATAAGAAATACGGAAAATTGAAATGGTCACAGCTCTTTGACGCCCCTCTTGTTTTAGCTGAAAGAGGATTTCGAGTATCTGGAGAATGGCATGAAAAAACAAAGTCTACTTTAATCCGATTCAATGCAGCGGGAAAGCGGCGCTATTTTAAAGTGGGTACGCAGCCACAGCCCTACTTACCGGGTGAAACCTTTCAACAAAGGGACCTTGCAAAAGCCTTGAGAATCTTTCGTGACAAGAATATTCAGGGCTTCTATCAGGGTGAAGTAGCCCAAGACATTGTCAAAGCCATTCAAAGCTCAGGTGGAGTCGTCACTTTAAATGATTTAAAAAACTATTCGGTCCGATGGCTGAAGCCACTCGAAACCGATTTCAAGGGATATCACCTCTATCTGATGCCGCCTCCTTCAAGCGGCGGCGTCGTCATAAAGTCTGCACTGAGTCTTATAGACCAACTTGAGCTAGATAAGCAAAAACCATTCAGCGTCGACGAGCTCCACCTCCTCGGCGAAATCCTCAGTCGATCCTTCCGAGGACGTTCTCTCTTAGGCGACCCCGATTTCTACAAAAATCCCTTGGACCTACTGTTGTCCAGCAACTATGTCAAAGAACTGGCCAAATCGATAAACATTCGAAAGACGGCTAAATTGGACCCTCTGACAGAATCCGCGGCTAAGGAAAGCGAAAACACGACTCATGTTTCAGTGATGGACAGTGATGGGCGCTCTGTCGCCCTCACAGTGACACTCAATGGTGTTTACGGTTCAGCCGTGGTCAGCGATCGGTTTGGAATAGCTCTCAATAACGAAATGGATGATTTTACCACGCGGCCCAATGAGCCAAATATGTATGGGCTGATACAGGGTCAAGGCAATTTTGTTCAAGCAGGGAAAAGACCACTGAGTTCGATGAGTCCCGCTCTTGTGGCTAAAGATGATAAAATCGTTTTATCCATTGGCTCTCCCGGGGGTCCACGAATTATCAGTGGTGTTATTCAAGTTCTTTACCGAAGTTTGGTGACGGGGCTAAATATGGATGAAGCTATCCAGGCGCCAAGAGTTCACCACCAATTTCTGCCCCATACGCTCTATGTTGACAGCCGCAGATTTGCGCCCGAGACCTTAGACGGCTTGAGAAAAAAGCAACATATCGTCGAGGAAAGTTGGATGGGACGAGTCTACGGTATTAGAAAAAATGAGAAGGGTTTTGTGGAAGCAGCTCACGATTTGCGCGGAGAAGGCGCATCGGGAGGACTCTAA
- a CDS encoding cation transporter, producing the protein MGNAEPSRESRGASSTISGGGQSQSSSIIKGAAISSLLGGSFLMLFKFWGYTQSGSQAVFSDAMESIVNVIAAGLALFVVYYSAKPVDEDHPYGHGKIEFFSAAFEGGLISFAGVLIVIEAIYALANRQIIHNPRVGLVVVGIAGVVNLGMGLVIIRLGKKHNSIALIASGKHLISDFVTSVGVIGGLCLVFLTRFKWIDSATAILAGMLLMWEGVKLVRRSVAGLLDEEDPESLAELERIFQKLSFEGIIQIHHLKVIRSGAFHHIDAHLVIPEFWNITEAHRKTTNFERQVIENYLYGGEMNFHLDPCRRAYCRVCDLKDCPIRYEEFEKRMPVQLEHLRSRVEPNEFLKQRR; encoded by the coding sequence ATGGGCAATGCTGAGCCTTCCCGCGAGTCTAGGGGAGCATCGAGCACGATTTCCGGCGGTGGCCAAAGTCAATCATCTTCAATAATAAAGGGAGCTGCTATTTCTTCCCTGTTGGGAGGCTCCTTTTTGATGTTGTTTAAATTCTGGGGCTATACCCAATCCGGTTCTCAGGCCGTTTTCTCGGATGCTATGGAAAGCATCGTTAATGTTATCGCGGCTGGTTTGGCCCTGTTTGTGGTCTATTATTCGGCTAAACCTGTAGACGAGGATCATCCCTATGGTCACGGAAAAATCGAATTTTTTTCAGCGGCCTTTGAGGGCGGACTTATTTCCTTCGCCGGGGTTCTTATTGTCATCGAAGCGATCTACGCTTTGGCCAATCGTCAAATCATACACAATCCAAGGGTGGGCCTTGTCGTTGTGGGCATTGCGGGAGTGGTCAATCTTGGCATGGGATTGGTGATCATTAGACTTGGAAAAAAGCATAATTCCATAGCCCTGATTGCGAGCGGTAAACATCTTATTTCAGATTTTGTTACGAGTGTCGGTGTGATTGGCGGGCTATGCCTTGTATTTTTGACAAGATTTAAATGGATAGACAGCGCAACGGCAATTCTGGCTGGTATGTTACTCATGTGGGAGGGCGTCAAGCTGGTTCGCAGGTCCGTGGCCGGGCTTTTAGACGAGGAAGATCCTGAATCATTGGCAGAGCTTGAGCGGATTTTTCAGAAATTGTCTTTCGAAGGGATCATTCAAATTCATCATTTAAAGGTCATTCGATCTGGGGCCTTCCACCATATCGATGCTCACCTGGTGATTCCTGAATTTTGGAATATCACTGAGGCACATCGGAAGACCACAAATTTTGAGCGCCAGGTCATTGAGAACTATCTCTATGGCGGAGAAATGAATTTCCATCTTGATCCCTGTCGGAGAGCCTATTGTCGCGTCTGTGACCTGAAGGATTGTCCGATTCGATACGAAGAATTTGAAAAGCGTATGCCGGTTCAACTCGAGCATTTACGTTCACGAGTTGAACCCAATGAGTTTCTAAAGCAGAGGCGTTAG
- a CDS encoding diguanylate cyclase produces the protein MSEPIPTSKTKILVVDDDPASVRIVRVALECEGYPVVVAKSGEEAIEKMSAWQPHLVLLDVSMPGLDGLETLKYLRERSEYVSTLFVSGKSDVNDVVRGLDAGADDYIRKPFDPKELLSRVRTQLRIKQLNDDLSCANLKLKDLVDKDDLTGLFNMRSLYDKLDNELDRARRYERCVSVLMMDMDHFKSVNDNHDHLFGSFVLAEVGRIIRTNIRSVDYGARYGGDEFLIVLNEIGLAGARSFADRLRRIIGDHEFKTDGHLARQTVSIGLAVTEKGTQSVDARALVRYADHALYQAKEAGRNCVVVFDLSNRQNQLSMPSDNKLMRKVR, from the coding sequence ATGAGTGAACCTATTCCGACCTCAAAAACCAAGATATTGGTTGTCGATGATGATCCGGCCAGCGTCCGCATTGTTCGCGTGGCACTTGAATGTGAAGGGTATCCAGTTGTTGTTGCTAAATCGGGCGAGGAGGCAATCGAAAAGATGTCGGCCTGGCAACCTCATCTGGTGCTGCTTGATGTCAGCATGCCCGGTCTTGATGGCCTTGAGACACTTAAATATTTGCGAGAGCGCAGCGAGTACGTGTCCACCCTCTTTGTCTCGGGTAAGTCGGACGTGAATGACGTCGTTCGTGGATTGGATGCGGGGGCCGATGATTACATACGAAAACCGTTTGACCCAAAGGAGCTTCTCTCAAGAGTTCGAACTCAGTTACGAATTAAGCAGTTGAATGACGACCTTAGCTGCGCAAATCTGAAGCTCAAAGACCTTGTTGATAAAGATGATTTAACTGGCCTGTTCAATATGCGCTCCCTTTATGACAAACTGGATAATGAGCTTGATAGGGCTCGCCGCTATGAGCGTTGTGTCAGCGTATTGATGATGGATATGGATCATTTTAAATCAGTGAATGATAACCATGATCATCTATTTGGAAGTTTCGTTCTTGCAGAGGTCGGTCGCATTATCAGAACCAATATTCGGAGCGTTGATTATGGAGCGAGATACGGCGGGGATGAGTTTCTTATCGTTCTAAATGAAATTGGGCTAGCAGGCGCGAGGTCTTTTGCCGACCGATTGCGCCGAATCATAGGCGATCATGAATTCAAGACCGACGGACATTTGGCTCGCCAAACTGTTAGTATTGGACTCGCCGTCACAGAGAAGGGAACTCAATCAGTAGACGCTCGAGCTTTGGTTCGTTATGCAGACCATGCCCTTTACCAGGCAAAGGAAGCGGGTCGCAACTGTGTTGTTGTATTTGACTTATCAAATCGCCAAAATCAGCTTAGTATGCCCTCTGACAATAAACTTATGAGAAAGGTGCGCTAG